Proteins from one Synechococcus sp. MU1643 genomic window:
- the psbN gene encoding photosystem II reaction center protein PsbN, producing METSSPALSVAIGVLAVLFGLTGFGVYQAFGPPSKALDDPFDDHED from the coding sequence ATGGAAACGTCGTCCCCAGCCCTGTCCGTCGCCATTGGCGTACTCGCTGTTTTGTTCGGACTCACCGGATTTGGTGTGTACCAGGCCTTTGGACCTCCATCAAAAGCACTCGACGACCCGTTCGACGATCACGAGGACTGA